CATCTCCTTTCACCTGCAACTATTTGATAATAATTATCAATTTTCCTAACTATAATAGGTTGAATCACCCCATGTTCTTTAATGGATTCTGACAATTCTTCCAAGGAATCATCATTAAAATGTCTCCTTGGCTGATATTGATTTGGTTTAATATCAGTTATCTTTATTTTTTCTACTCCCTGACTATTACTCTCTTCATATTCCGGTATAAGAGCCTGTAAACCTCTTCCAAGTCCTCTTTTATTACTCAATTATTTCACCGCCTTTTTCTATTACTTCTTTTGCTAAATCATCATATGCTTCAGCACCTTTTGAGCGTGGATCATAAATAGTTATTGGTTTGCCAAAACTTGGCGCCTCTCCAAGTCTTATATTTCTTGGAATAATAGTCCTATATACCTTGCCTTTAAAATATTTCTTAACTTCATCAACTACCTGTATGGATAGATTTGTTCTTGCATTAAACATGGTAAGTACAACCCCTTCTAAATCAAGATTATGATTTATATTTTTCTTTACAAGATTTATTGTATTCACCAGTTGTGTAAGACCTTCCAAAGCATAATATTCACATTGAATAGGTACAAGCACCGAATTCGATGCAGTTAAGGCATTCAATGTTAAAAGCCCAAGTGAAGGCGGACAATCAATTAAAATATAATCATAATCCCCTTTGATTTTATCCAGTGCTTTTTTTAATCTGAATTCCCTTGAAGGCATCGGAACTAATTCGATTTCTGCACCTGCTAATTGAATACTTGATGGAACTATATAAATATTTTCCATATCCTTTGGCTTTTCTATCGCCTTTTCCATTTCAACACCTTCAATCAGTACATTATAAATTGTATATTTAAGCGTTTCATTATTTATTCCAAATCCGCTGGTCATATTACTTTGTGGATCTATATCTATACATAGGATTTTTTTTCCGTTTAATGATAATGAATATCCTAAATTAATTGTAGTAGTTGTTTTACCTACACCGCCTTTTTGATTGGCTATAGCGATAATTTTTTCCACCTTACCACTCCTTATTTATGGGTTATATAATTAAATTACATAAATATTTATTTTTTCACTCTTTAAGTGTAATTATATCATTGTTCCACATGGAACAAAAGTTATATTTTATATAAGCACTATTTTTTTTGTATTTTAATATTAAACTCAATATAATCGTCAAAATTATTCTCTGTATATTCGGCATTAATACCTGCCTTATTCA
This is a stretch of genomic DNA from Aceticella autotrophica. It encodes these proteins:
- a CDS encoding ParA family protein — encoded protein: MEKIIAIANQKGGVGKTTTTINLGYSLSLNGKKILCIDIDPQSNMTSGFGINNETLKYTIYNVLIEGVEMEKAIEKPKDMENIYIVPSSIQLAGAEIELVPMPSREFRLKKALDKIKGDYDYILIDCPPSLGLLTLNALTASNSVLVPIQCEYYALEGLTQLVNTINLVKKNINHNLDLEGVVLTMFNARTNLSIQVVDEVKKYFKGKVYRTIIPRNIRLGEAPSFGKPITIYDPRSKGAEAYDDLAKEVIEKGGEIIE